From a region of the Actinopolymorpha singaporensis genome:
- a CDS encoding sensor histidine kinase has translation MTSRGRLRDARLTGAESAMLRRTAVRLGIQAGLIVAAIVTVLVGVTLAVVLHAEAEGTRSMLAAAVGRADGDVADAPANTWLVIDGPDGRRSTEGLPAGAADPEALARTARTGVAETHERDVNGAEYQIFTMRRGDTTVQGVLDLGPVRADRGHLLFSLLLVGGLGLVLAAGAGAVLGVRAVQPLANALSLQRRFVADASHELRTPLTLLTTRAQLLRRHLQRGHDHQAALADAESLVHDSDNLAAVLEDLLLAADPHAEGATEEIDLRVLASGVAAAGAAVAGARGVTVRAEGGEEPVVVRGAPVALRRALTALLDNAVRHAEQSVTVTVHAADRQAVVEVADDGPGLDPALEPRMFDRFSSAGGRSPDGRQRRFGIGLALVGEIVARHHGEVEALAAPGGGAAFRLTFPRHITGTSATPTNPSGSDQPCPLPWPCPDSRAPPQTRRFPGNPQGPATLVPRNLPISPDMLVSGHRGHPVHHRCARGNCQEVRQCPPS, from the coding sequence GTGACCAGCCGTGGCCGGCTCCGCGACGCGCGCCTGACCGGTGCCGAGTCGGCGATGCTGCGGCGTACGGCGGTACGCCTCGGCATCCAGGCGGGCCTGATCGTCGCCGCCATCGTCACCGTCCTGGTGGGCGTGACCCTCGCCGTGGTGCTGCACGCCGAGGCGGAAGGTACGAGGTCGATGCTGGCCGCCGCGGTCGGCCGGGCCGACGGCGACGTCGCCGACGCCCCCGCCAACACCTGGCTGGTGATAGACGGGCCGGACGGACGTCGCAGCACCGAGGGCCTGCCGGCGGGCGCCGCGGACCCGGAGGCGCTCGCCCGGACCGCCCGCACCGGCGTCGCGGAGACCCACGAACGCGACGTGAACGGCGCGGAGTACCAGATCTTCACCATGCGGCGCGGCGACACCACGGTCCAGGGCGTCCTCGACCTCGGCCCGGTGCGCGCCGACCGCGGGCACCTGCTGTTCTCCCTGCTCCTGGTCGGCGGGCTCGGGCTGGTGCTGGCCGCCGGGGCGGGCGCCGTGCTCGGCGTACGGGCGGTCCAGCCGCTGGCCAACGCCCTCAGCCTGCAGCGCAGGTTCGTCGCCGATGCCAGTCACGAACTCCGTACGCCGCTCACGCTGCTCACCACCCGCGCCCAACTGCTGCGCCGGCACCTGCAGCGAGGGCACGACCACCAGGCCGCGCTCGCCGACGCCGAGAGCCTGGTGCACGACAGCGACAACCTCGCCGCCGTGCTCGAGGACCTCCTGCTCGCCGCCGACCCGCACGCCGAGGGGGCCACGGAGGAGATCGACCTGCGGGTGCTGGCCAGCGGGGTGGCGGCGGCCGGCGCCGCGGTGGCCGGTGCACGTGGCGTCACCGTGCGGGCGGAGGGCGGAGAGGAGCCGGTGGTGGTACGGGGCGCACCGGTTGCGCTGCGCCGGGCGCTGACCGCCTTGCTCGACAACGCCGTCCGGCACGCGGAGCAGAGCGTCACCGTGACGGTCCACGCGGCCGACCGGCAGGCCGTGGTGGAGGTCGCCGACGACGGCCCCGGACTGGACCCGGCGCTGGAGCCCCGGATGTTCGACCGGTTCTCCTCGGCCGGTGGCAGGTCGCCGGACGGGCGGCAGCGGAGGTTCGGCATCGGGCTGGCGCTGGTCGGGGAGATCGTCGCCCGGCACCACGGTGAGGTCGAGGCGCTGGCGGCTCCTGGCGGCGGCGCGGCGTTCCGGCTCACCTTTCCCCGGCATATCACCGGGACCTCCGCGACTCCCACGAATCCCAGCGGGTCCGACCAGCCCTGCCCCCTGCCCTGGCCCTGCCCGGACAGCCGAGCGCCTCCACAAACCCGGCGTTTCCCAGGAAACCCACAGGGGCCGGCCACGCTGGTTCCAAGAAATCTCCCAATCAGCCCGGACATGCTGGTAAGCGGCCATCGGGGCCACCCGGTGCACCACAGGTGCGCGAGAGGTAACTGCCAGGAGGTTCGCCAGTGCCCACCTTCCTGA
- a CDS encoding response regulator transcription factor, with the protein MCPTDTFPRTRLLLVEDDQTLAAMLADLLTEEGYAVDLAPDGQRGLHRALSREYDVIVVDRGLPGIDGLDLLVRLRSSGVATPALVLSALGTPANRVEGLDAGAEDYLPKPFDVAELLARLRALRRRHLDQARLLPIGDEVLNLDTREVGRAQLSERECDLLAALASRPSHVFSRTELLARVFPGAEGEVVVDTYVHYLRRKLGRAVVTTVRGRGYRMGEVSS; encoded by the coding sequence GTGTGCCCCACCGACACCTTCCCGCGCACGCGGCTGCTGCTGGTCGAGGACGACCAGACGCTGGCCGCGATGCTGGCCGACCTCCTCACCGAGGAGGGGTACGCCGTCGACCTCGCGCCGGACGGCCAGCGGGGGCTGCACCGCGCCCTAAGCCGGGAGTACGACGTGATCGTCGTGGACCGCGGCCTGCCCGGGATCGACGGGCTGGACCTGCTGGTCCGGCTCCGCAGCAGCGGCGTCGCCACCCCCGCACTGGTCCTGTCCGCGCTGGGCACGCCCGCGAACCGGGTCGAGGGACTGGACGCGGGTGCCGAGGACTACCTGCCCAAACCGTTCGACGTGGCCGAACTCCTCGCCCGCCTCCGGGCGTTGCGGCGGCGCCATCTGGACCAGGCCCGGCTGCTGCCGATCGGGGACGAAGTGCTCAACCTGGACACCCGCGAGGTCGGCCGAGCCCAGCTCTCGGAGCGGGAGTGCGACCTGCTGGCCGCCCTGGCGTCCCGGCCGAGCCACGTGTTCAGTCGTACCGAACTCCTCGCCCGGGTCTTCCCCGGCGCCGAGGGCGAGGTGGTCGTGGACACCTACGTCCACTACCTGCGCCGCAAACTCGGCCGGGCGGTCGTCACCACGGTCCGCGGCCGGGGATACCGGATGGGTGAGGTGTCCTCGTGA
- a CDS encoding class I SAM-dependent methyltransferase: MTKAVSGTTGTGGTGGTGGTGFAPPSPAGIARSTWAAGEFQRIANRIVPVSEELVLALDIRPGERVLDIAGGTGNTALAAARRDARVTCVDVVPELLDHARLRADVELLPLETVEVDAAVLPFADGEFDVVTSTFGLMFVADQGRAAAEALRVLRPGGRIGLANWTPDSALGGLLHLVAKYAPPPVDSPSPLRWGTREGLAQLLAPYAELVEQRLELRCVDVVARSVAEQFRRYRQWYGPVKLAVDGMSEEDAQSFEEEFTELWDRFNRGEPDAVVVPFDYLQLVATVGGPRTAEQPGDGH, encoded by the coding sequence GTGACCAAGGCTGTCAGCGGGACCACCGGCACCGGCGGCACCGGCGGCACCGGCGGCACCGGGTTCGCGCCGCCGTCCCCGGCCGGGATCGCCCGGTCGACCTGGGCGGCCGGTGAGTTCCAGCGCATCGCCAACCGGATCGTCCCGGTCAGCGAGGAGCTGGTGCTGGCGCTGGACATCCGCCCCGGTGAACGCGTGCTCGACATCGCGGGCGGCACCGGCAACACCGCCCTGGCCGCCGCCCGCCGGGACGCCCGGGTGACCTGCGTGGACGTCGTACCCGAACTCCTCGACCACGCCCGGCTCCGCGCCGACGTCGAGCTGCTGCCGCTGGAGACGGTCGAGGTCGACGCCGCGGTGCTGCCGTTCGCCGACGGGGAGTTCGACGTGGTGACGTCGACGTTCGGGCTGATGTTCGTCGCCGACCAGGGGCGGGCCGCGGCCGAGGCGCTGCGGGTGCTGCGGCCGGGCGGGCGGATCGGCCTGGCGAACTGGACTCCGGACAGCGCGCTCGGCGGCCTGCTGCACCTGGTGGCGAAGTACGCGCCTCCGCCCGTCGACAGTCCGTCACCGCTGCGCTGGGGCACCCGCGAGGGGCTGGCCCAGCTCCTCGCCCCGTACGCGGAGCTCGTCGAGCAGCGGCTGGAGCTTCGGTGCGTCGACGTGGTCGCGCGCTCGGTCGCCGAACAGTTCCGGAGGTACCGGCAGTGGTACGGCCCGGTCAAGCTGGCGGTCGACGGGATGAGCGAGGAGGACGCGCAGTCGTTCGAGGAGGAGTTCACCGAGCTGTGGGACCGGTTCAACCGCGGCGAGCCGGACGCCGTGGTCGTGCCGTTCGACTATCTGCAGCTCGTGGCCACCGTCGGCGGGCCCAGGACCGCCGAGCAGCCCGGCGACGGTCACTGA
- a CDS encoding aminoglycoside phosphotransferase family protein — translation MPDPHEQDLDTEVLQDRADRPVVRVGGTVHRPVQPWTPAIHALLDHLAAVDFPYSPRVVGILPATGTAPATEVVSYIAGESGPAGWAKVVEEKGLRAAAHLLRDYHQAVAGWSPAQPPVWSGGRTGTGGPGEVVCHNDFGPWNIVWNGVSPVGLLDWEYAGPGPVMQDVAYALEYVAPFRDDEECVRWLRYPGPPDRRRRLEIFATEYGLSDTTGLAEEVIAIQRAGLDFVRRLAEEGHERQVELVASGYLTELANRIRWSEDHRHLFD, via the coding sequence GTGCCGGATCCCCACGAGCAGGACCTCGACACCGAGGTTCTGCAGGACCGTGCCGACCGGCCGGTTGTCCGGGTGGGCGGCACCGTTCACCGTCCCGTCCAGCCCTGGACTCCCGCGATCCACGCACTGCTCGACCACCTCGCCGCCGTGGACTTCCCGTACTCCCCGCGAGTGGTCGGCATCCTCCCTGCCACCGGCACCGCACCGGCGACGGAGGTGGTCAGCTACATCGCGGGTGAGTCGGGGCCGGCCGGCTGGGCGAAGGTGGTGGAAGAGAAGGGCCTGCGCGCCGCCGCGCACCTGCTACGCGACTACCACCAGGCGGTGGCCGGTTGGTCGCCCGCGCAGCCGCCCGTGTGGTCCGGTGGCCGCACCGGCACCGGCGGCCCGGGCGAAGTCGTCTGCCACAACGACTTCGGGCCCTGGAACATCGTGTGGAACGGCGTCTCGCCAGTCGGCCTGCTGGACTGGGAGTACGCCGGACCCGGGCCGGTCATGCAGGACGTGGCGTACGCGCTGGAATACGTCGCACCGTTTCGCGACGACGAGGAGTGTGTGCGCTGGCTCCGTTACCCCGGCCCGCCGGACCGTCGCCGGCGACTGGAGATCTTCGCCACCGAGTACGGCCTGTCCGACACCACGGGACTGGCGGAGGAGGTGATCGCGATCCAGCGGGCCGGCCTGGATTTCGTCCGCCGGCTGGCCGAGGAGGGGCACGAGCGCCAGGTCGAGCTGGTCGCGTCCGGCTACCTGACCGAACTCGCGAACCGGATCCGGTGGAGCGAGGACCATCGCCACCTGTTCGACTGA
- a CDS encoding MBL fold metallo-hydrolase — protein sequence MQTIELVPGLHMFPFEVGQAYLWVDDDGLTLVDTGVAGSAPTIQDGVHRLGYDRRDIKNIVLTHFHEDHVGSAAEIVGWNGATVMAHQLDAPVVRGEQAAPAPVVTDEERPYYERVVPYVPAALPVRVDRELVDGDRIDLGGGAAVIGMPGHTDGSIALHLPRHRVLFTGDAIASIQDMPILGVFNVDRARAVESFRRVVQLDVDVACFGHGAPLVGDAAPALRAAAEGVTA from the coding sequence ATGCAGACGATCGAACTGGTGCCGGGCCTGCACATGTTTCCCTTCGAGGTGGGCCAGGCCTATCTGTGGGTGGACGACGACGGACTCACCCTGGTGGACACCGGCGTGGCAGGCTCGGCGCCGACGATCCAGGACGGCGTACACCGCCTCGGCTACGACCGCCGCGACATCAAGAACATCGTCCTCACCCACTTCCACGAGGACCACGTGGGTTCGGCGGCCGAGATCGTGGGCTGGAACGGCGCGACCGTGATGGCACACCAGTTGGACGCACCGGTCGTCCGTGGCGAGCAGGCGGCGCCGGCGCCGGTCGTCACCGACGAGGAACGCCCTTACTACGAACGCGTCGTGCCCTACGTGCCGGCGGCTCTTCCGGTGCGAGTCGACCGCGAGCTCGTCGACGGTGATCGCATCGACCTCGGCGGAGGTGCGGCGGTGATCGGGATGCCAGGCCATACCGACGGCAGCATCGCGCTGCACCTGCCGCGCCACCGGGTGCTGTTCACCGGCGACGCGATCGCGAGCATCCAGGACATGCCGATTCTGGGCGTGTTCAACGTCGACCGGGCAAGGGCCGTCGAATCGTTCCGGCGAGTCGTCCAGCTGGACGTCGACGTGGCGTGTTTCGGCCACGGTGCTCCGTTGGTGGGAGACGCCGCCCCGGCCCTGCGCGCGGCGGCGGAGGGGGTGACGGCCTGA
- a CDS encoding UTP--glucose-1-phosphate uridylyltransferase — MVRKAVIPVAGLGTRLLPLTKALPKEMLPILDKPVLQHTIEELVASGIDDIIIVTSVRKALIQQHFAPDEDLDMRLRADGKDDLAEALEELASLARITFLYQHGPYGNGTPVLNAARIVGDEPFMVLWADDVFTSAVPRAQQLVAAYERTRAPVLGLMPMEPSESQRYGVPVVEDDLGAGLLRISGIIEKPSPDAAPSAFASIGGYVVTPGIVAELERQLNRHRHNPEGEVYLSHAIHEHAREYPVFGQVIDGTWWDTGNPLGYLRAQFAAALAHPEYGPELRKLAGGSQ; from the coding sequence ATGGTGCGTAAGGCGGTCATCCCGGTCGCGGGGCTGGGAACCCGGCTGTTGCCGTTGACGAAGGCGCTGCCGAAGGAGATGCTGCCGATCCTCGACAAACCCGTTCTGCAGCACACGATCGAGGAGCTCGTCGCCTCGGGCATCGACGACATCATCATCGTCACCTCCGTCCGCAAGGCGTTGATCCAGCAGCATTTCGCGCCCGACGAGGACCTCGACATGCGGCTGCGCGCCGACGGCAAGGACGATCTCGCCGAGGCGCTGGAGGAACTCGCGTCGCTGGCCCGGATCACGTTCCTCTACCAGCACGGTCCCTATGGCAACGGAACGCCGGTGCTGAACGCCGCCCGCATCGTCGGCGACGAACCCTTCATGGTGTTGTGGGCCGACGACGTGTTCACCTCGGCCGTGCCGCGCGCCCAGCAGTTGGTGGCGGCGTACGAACGCACCCGCGCACCCGTTCTCGGGCTGATGCCGATGGAGCCCAGCGAGTCCCAGCGCTACGGCGTACCGGTGGTGGAGGACGACCTCGGCGCCGGTCTGCTGCGCATCTCCGGCATCATCGAGAAGCCCTCCCCGGACGCGGCGCCGTCGGCGTTCGCCTCGATCGGCGGGTACGTCGTGACGCCGGGCATCGTGGCCGAACTCGAACGCCAGCTCAACCGGCATCGGCACAACCCCGAGGGGGAGGTCTACCTCTCCCACGCCATCCACGAGCACGCCCGCGAGTACCCAGTTTTCGGGCAGGTCATCGACGGCACCTGGTGGGACACCGGCAACCCGCTCGGCTACCTTCGGGCGCAGTTCGCGGCAGCACTCGCCCACCCCGAATACGGCCCGGAGCTTCGCAAGCTGGCCGGCGGTTCCCAGTAG
- a CDS encoding class I SAM-dependent methyltransferase, whose product MNEPNAPDKVDEPSRPSVDDLPEHVRRNRQVWDARHSEWFGALAREQWAAEPHWGVWRIPQTDLPVLPDDLAGKDLIELGCGTGYVSAWAARAGARPVGVDNSERQLATARAMQREFGLEFPLIHGNAEDVDLPGASFDVAISEHGAIGWCDPYRWIPEAARLLRPGGELIFVRNSTLLTLCVPDEGPAGRTLLRPQFGLCRLEDGSGDAEGADGADGGGVNFHLPHGPMVRLLRESGFVLEDLIEVQAPENATTEYDYVDHEWARQWPSAEVWKARRV is encoded by the coding sequence GTGAACGAGCCCAACGCGCCCGACAAGGTGGACGAGCCGAGCCGGCCGAGCGTCGACGACCTTCCCGAGCACGTACGCCGGAACCGGCAGGTGTGGGACGCCCGGCACAGCGAGTGGTTCGGCGCCCTGGCACGCGAACAGTGGGCGGCAGAGCCGCACTGGGGCGTGTGGCGGATTCCGCAGACGGACCTGCCGGTTTTACCGGACGATCTGGCCGGCAAGGACCTGATCGAGCTCGGGTGCGGGACCGGCTACGTCAGTGCGTGGGCGGCCCGGGCCGGCGCCCGTCCGGTCGGGGTGGACAACTCCGAGCGCCAGTTGGCGACCGCCAGGGCGATGCAGCGGGAGTTCGGGCTGGAGTTCCCGCTGATTCACGGAAACGCAGAGGACGTCGACCTCCCCGGCGCGAGCTTCGACGTGGCCATCAGTGAGCACGGTGCGATCGGCTGGTGCGACCCGTACCGTTGGATCCCCGAGGCGGCCCGGCTCCTGCGTCCTGGCGGCGAGCTGATCTTCGTCCGCAACTCGACCCTGCTCACCCTCTGCGTACCCGACGAGGGTCCGGCCGGGCGCACCCTGCTGCGCCCGCAGTTCGGCCTGTGCCGGTTGGAGGACGGGTCCGGCGATGCGGAGGGTGCCGATGGCGCCGACGGCGGTGGTGTCAACTTCCACTTGCCACACGGCCCGATGGTGCGGCTGCTCCGGGAATCGGGGTTCGTCCTGGAGGACCTGATCGAGGTTCAGGCGCCCGAGAACGCCACCACCGAGTACGACTACGTCGACCACGAGTGGGCGCGCCAGTGGCCGAGTGCAGAGGTGTGGAAGGCCCGCCGGGTCTGA
- a CDS encoding DUF6131 family protein: MIVLGVILLILGAILKISILWTIGIILLVIGVIFLILGRIGKPVGGRRVWW, translated from the coding sequence GTGATCGTTCTCGGCGTCATCCTGTTGATCCTCGGCGCGATCCTCAAGATTTCGATCTTGTGGACCATCGGGATCATCCTGCTGGTAATCGGGGTCATCTTCTTGATCCTCGGCCGGATCGGCAAGCCGGTCGGCGGCAGGCGAGTTTGGTGGTAG
- a CDS encoding formylglycine-generating enzyme family protein, with protein MDVASALARIESSLVDVPAGKVVIGSDLDTVRAELAAPDLAGVEPAWLLKEVPRRTVEVPAFRIMRHLLTVAQVRALEPETSIPPVLEGGPDHPATVGAEQTFALCEALSILLGTPVRLPTEEEWVRAARGDDLRTYPWGDEWSPDRANLVYAGRGTTSPVGEFPLGASAFGLLDMVGNADELTSTRYAAFPGAPAEVPEREDWAFSPYITKGGSYLHARDLARCDRRHGIYSPGEPLGIRLVVR; from the coding sequence ATGGACGTCGCGAGCGCGCTCGCCCGGATCGAAAGCAGCCTGGTCGACGTTCCGGCAGGGAAGGTGGTCATCGGGTCCGACCTCGACACCGTGCGGGCCGAACTCGCCGCACCCGACCTGGCCGGCGTGGAACCGGCCTGGCTGCTGAAGGAGGTGCCGCGCCGGACGGTGGAGGTGCCGGCGTTCCGCATCATGCGGCACCTGCTGACGGTCGCGCAGGTACGCGCACTTGAACCGGAGACGTCGATCCCGCCCGTCCTCGAGGGCGGGCCGGACCATCCGGCGACCGTCGGAGCCGAGCAGACGTTCGCGTTGTGCGAGGCGCTGTCGATACTCCTGGGCACACCGGTGCGGCTGCCGACCGAGGAGGAGTGGGTACGCGCCGCCCGCGGCGACGACCTGCGGACCTATCCGTGGGGCGACGAATGGTCGCCCGACCGCGCCAACCTGGTGTACGCGGGCAGGGGGACCACCAGCCCGGTCGGGGAGTTCCCGCTCGGGGCGAGCGCGTTCGGGTTGCTGGACATGGTGGGGAACGCTGACGAGCTGACGAGTACGCGGTACGCGGCGTTCCCGGGCGCGCCCGCGGAGGTGCCGGAGCGGGAGGACTGGGCCTTCTCGCCGTACATCACCAAGGGCGGGAGCTACCTGCACGCGCGTGACCTGGCTCGCTGCGACCGCCGGCACGGCATCTACAGCCCGGGCGAGCCGCTGGGCATCAGGCTGGTGGTGCGCTGA
- a CDS encoding SRPBCC domain-containing protein, with translation MELDPIVHEYVLRCGPERAFEVYTGDLAAWWHPSYTMNAETLTGVTMEPQVGGRVFESHRDGEEYDWGRVTVWEPGHRLAYTSTLAQPSGHPSEITVEFTPHDGGCRMRFQHGGWNADNAAERSKFTEWPNILDRFAALADGAPAT, from the coding sequence ATGGAACTCGATCCGATCGTGCACGAGTACGTCCTGCGGTGCGGGCCCGAACGCGCCTTCGAGGTCTACACCGGCGACCTGGCCGCGTGGTGGCATCCGAGCTACACGATGAACGCCGAGACGCTGACCGGCGTCACGATGGAACCTCAGGTGGGCGGCCGGGTGTTCGAGTCGCACCGTGACGGCGAGGAGTACGACTGGGGCCGGGTGACGGTGTGGGAGCCGGGCCACAGGCTCGCGTACACCTCGACTCTCGCGCAGCCGTCAGGTCACCCCAGCGAGATCACCGTGGAGTTCACCCCGCACGACGGTGGCTGCCGGATGCGCTTCCAGCACGGTGGGTGGAACGCCGACAACGCCGCCGAACGCTCGAAGTTCACCGAGTGGCCGAACATCCTGGACCGCTTCGCCGCCCTCGCCGACGGGGCACCGGCAACCTGA
- a CDS encoding DUF998 domain-containing protein, producing MSEANLRPHPAAKPSASGRRRALLTCGVAGPIVFVVAFLVEGATRAGYSALRHPVSSLALGEYGWTQRANFLVTGCLLLAFAVGSRPALRQAYGAGRWGPGLLGAVAVGLLGAGIFATDPVGDYPPGTAVPAPQTTTGTLHDTFSALVFLGLPVACCVVGYRFARTGHRGEAAYSVATAVLFLALFFLTSAGFSQQTALAPVGGLFQRLTLVVGMGWIGWLALHLLHTREDDGNQGRLDIE from the coding sequence GTCCGCGTCCGGTCGCAGGCGCGCACTGCTGACATGTGGGGTCGCCGGGCCGATCGTGTTCGTCGTGGCGTTCCTCGTCGAGGGCGCGACCCGCGCCGGTTACAGCGCGCTGCGGCACCCGGTGAGTTCGCTGGCGCTCGGGGAGTACGGCTGGACCCAACGTGCGAACTTCCTCGTCACCGGCTGCCTCCTGCTCGCCTTCGCGGTCGGATCCCGGCCGGCGCTGCGGCAGGCATATGGTGCCGGTCGCTGGGGCCCCGGCCTGCTCGGCGCGGTCGCGGTGGGGCTGCTCGGCGCCGGGATCTTCGCCACGGACCCGGTGGGCGACTACCCACCCGGCACTGCGGTGCCCGCCCCGCAGACGACCACCGGAACCCTGCACGACACGTTCTCGGCGCTGGTCTTCCTCGGTCTGCCGGTGGCCTGCTGCGTGGTCGGCTACCGGTTCGCGCGCACAGGCCACCGGGGTGAGGCGGCGTACTCGGTGGCGACGGCCGTGCTGTTCCTGGCCCTGTTCTTCCTCACCAGTGCGGGCTTCTCCCAGCAGACCGCGCTGGCGCCCGTCGGCGGACTGTTCCAGCGGCTCACGCTGGTGGTGGGGATGGGCTGGATCGGGTGGCTGGCGCTTCATCTGCTGCACACCAGGGAGGACGACGGCAATCAAGGCCGGCTTGACATCGAGTGA